The following proteins are encoded in a genomic region of Candidatus Neomarinimicrobiota bacterium:
- a CDS encoding ZIP family metal transporter: MDVITSLTEVIPIFYLGVFASLAAGLATGVGGLPILFTTSISQRAQDTMLGFGAGVMLAATSFSLIIPGIDAATAGGGTTTYAAFVMVGGIMLGGFFLFLGDRYLPHEHFIKGREGLDTYKLRRVWLFILAITLHNFPEGMAVGVGFGTGNVHDGLVLAIGIGLQNIPEGLVVAMALVSHNYTKGYALWIALLSGLVEPVGGALGAGIIQISRPLLPWGLAFAAGAMLYVISNEIIPESHRKGYEREATFGVLIGFVVMMFLDVTLGG; encoded by the coding sequence ATGGATGTAATTACATCGCTGACAGAAGTGATCCCTATATTTTATCTCGGCGTTTTTGCCAGTTTAGCGGCCGGTTTAGCCACCGGTGTTGGCGGACTTCCGATACTCTTCACAACTTCGATTTCCCAACGTGCTCAGGATACCATGCTCGGATTCGGTGCTGGTGTTATGCTGGCAGCCACATCCTTTTCACTGATTATCCCGGGTATTGATGCTGCCACTGCCGGCGGCGGAACAACAACCTATGCTGCGTTTGTTATGGTTGGCGGCATTATGCTCGGCGGATTTTTCCTCTTTCTCGGAGATAGGTACCTGCCGCATGAGCATTTTATAAAGGGGCGGGAAGGGCTTGACACGTATAAACTGCGACGTGTCTGGCTGTTTATCCTGGCAATTACGCTCCATAATTTTCCGGAAGGCATGGCCGTTGGCGTTGGATTCGGCACCGGGAATGTCCACGACGGCCTGGTGCTTGCCATCGGGATCGGACTTCAGAATATTCCTGAGGGTCTGGTCGTGGCTATGGCCTTAGTTTCTCACAATTACACCAAAGGTTATGCGCTTTGGATTGCGCTGCTCTCCGGACTTGTGGAACCGGTTGGAGGCGCCTTGGGCGCAGGCATCATTCAAATCTCCAGACCGCTGCTTCCCTGGGGACTGGCCTTTGCCGCCGGCGCCATGCTTTATGTTATCAGCAATGAAATTATTCCGGAGTCCCACCGGAAGGGATATGAACGTGAAGCGACTTTTGGTGTCTTAATCGGCTTCGTCGTCATGATGTTCCTGGATGTGACACTCGGCGGCTAA
- the hflX gene encoding GTPase HflX — translation MFEERKPDVDYGLLVGVTLTAADTWQIQDYLKELKLLAQTAGIEVHDTITQNRDSIDATYFIGEGKAETVAKIVDEQDLNVVIFDDDLSPAQVRNLEKLMDARVMDRSGLILLIFQQHARTREAKTQVELARLEYLLPRLTRRWTHLERQVGGIGVRAGMGETQIEIDRRLIRDKIAKLKDELEKMEKQRDVRRDARTDEYRVSLVGYTNAGKSTLMNQMADERVLVQDQLFATLDTTVRSVSLRDSHKILLSDTVGFIRKLPHQLVASFRSTLGEVREADLLLKIVDISHPKYADHLETVDEVLQDMNALEIPSITVFNKIDLVEDENMLAKVRREYPDAVLISAARDIRVNEVVDQIVAKKEQEYVEDEVTLSVKFGDKIAALHEHADVISKEYENTSVHITYKAHKNEISKIRKMILSG, via the coding sequence ATGTTTGAAGAACGAAAACCGGATGTTGATTACGGATTGCTGGTAGGTGTGACGCTGACCGCCGCTGATACCTGGCAGATTCAGGATTACCTAAAGGAACTCAAGCTGCTGGCACAAACGGCCGGCATTGAAGTTCATGACACAATTACTCAAAACCGCGATTCTATCGATGCCACCTATTTTATCGGTGAGGGCAAGGCCGAAACCGTGGCAAAAATCGTCGACGAGCAGGATCTGAATGTGGTCATATTCGATGACGACCTCTCGCCGGCGCAGGTGCGCAACCTGGAAAAACTCATGGATGCCCGGGTGATGGATCGCAGTGGGCTCATTCTGCTGATTTTCCAGCAGCACGCCCGGACCAGAGAGGCCAAAACCCAGGTGGAACTGGCGCGGCTGGAGTATCTGCTGCCGAGACTGACGCGGCGATGGACCCATCTCGAGCGACAGGTCGGTGGGATTGGTGTACGCGCAGGTATGGGTGAAACTCAGATCGAGATTGATCGGCGGCTGATCCGTGATAAAATAGCCAAGCTGAAAGATGAACTGGAGAAGATGGAAAAGCAGCGGGACGTCCGCAGGGATGCACGGACTGACGAGTACCGCGTTTCTCTGGTCGGGTACACCAACGCCGGAAAATCTACGCTGATGAATCAGATGGCCGACGAGCGGGTGTTGGTACAGGATCAGCTATTTGCAACGCTGGATACGACCGTCCGGTCGGTATCACTCCGGGATTCGCATAAAATTCTCCTCTCCGATACCGTCGGATTCATACGAAAATTGCCGCATCAGCTGGTGGCCTCTTTTCGCTCCACGCTTGGAGAAGTCCGCGAAGCTGATCTTCTGCTGAAAATCGTGGACATCAGTCATCCGAAATATGCGGACCATCTCGAGACGGTGGACGAAGTCCTGCAGGATATGAACGCACTGGAAATTCCATCGATAACCGTGTTCAACAAAATCGATCTGGTGGAGGACGAAAATATGTTGGCTAAAGTGCGCCGCGAATATCCGGATGCGGTTCTCATCTCTGCGGCACGAGATATCAGAGTTAATGAAGTGGTGGACCAAATTGTTGCGAAAAAAGAGCAGGAGTACGTGGAGGATGAGGTGACGCTTTCTGTAAAATTCGGGGACAAAATTGCCGCGCTGCACGAGCATGCGGACGTCATTAGCAAGGAATACGAAAATACGAGTGTACACATTACGTACAAAGCGCATAAAAATGAGATTTCGAAAATACGAAAGATGATTTTAAGCGGATAG
- the def gene encoding peptide deformylase: protein MILQLTHYGQDILRKKTRRVREFGEALEPLIEDMFETMYDADGIGLAANQVGVDKAIATIDISQYDESIEPFVIINPEILETEGDEAVEEGCLSIPGVHEEVKRAYRITVCYQTPEGETVEEEAEDIKARVIQHETDHLNGSFFVDRLSPIKRRFLQRKLNTIAREGFPAEEE, encoded by the coding sequence ATGATTTTGCAACTTACGCACTACGGGCAGGATATTCTGCGCAAGAAAACCAGGCGGGTGAGGGAATTCGGCGAGGCACTGGAACCGCTCATCGAGGACATGTTCGAGACCATGTACGACGCAGACGGTATTGGACTCGCCGCCAACCAAGTCGGTGTCGATAAGGCTATCGCTACCATCGATATTTCCCAGTATGATGAATCTATTGAGCCATTTGTAATCATCAATCCGGAAATTTTGGAGACAGAGGGCGACGAGGCTGTGGAAGAGGGGTGCCTGAGCATCCCGGGAGTCCATGAAGAAGTGAAACGGGCTTACCGCATTACAGTCTGTTACCAGACACCGGAGGGAGAAACCGTGGAGGAGGAGGCCGAGGATATCAAAGCACGGGTTATACAACATGAAACGGATCACCTCAATGGTTCATTCTTTGTTGATCGCCTTAGTCCGATAAAGCGCAGATTTCTGCAACGCAAACTGAATACCATTGCCCGCGAGGGTTTTCCCGCCGAGGAAGAGTAA
- a CDS encoding transcriptional repressor, which yields MAKERYSRQREAILVAVEGTKRHPTAEWVYETVRKQIPNISLGTVYRNLNYLVKKGQIREVILDDNITRYDGNRSKHFHCVCEECGTIYDVAMDTDEFVENLSGSLESFTVNSHKLEMYGICQDCTSG from the coding sequence ATGGCCAAAGAGCGATACAGTCGACAACGTGAAGCTATCTTGGTTGCCGTGGAGGGTACCAAGCGGCACCCCACAGCAGAGTGGGTGTACGAGACCGTCCGGAAGCAAATCCCGAACATAAGTTTGGGTACCGTATACCGAAATCTCAATTACCTCGTCAAAAAGGGGCAGATTCGGGAAGTCATTTTAGACGACAATATTACCAGATATGATGGGAACCGCTCTAAACATTTTCACTGTGTTTGTGAGGAATGCGGCACAATTTACGACGTCGCAATGGATACGGATGAATTCGTTGAAAATCTGAGCGGCTCATTGGAAAGTTTCACGGTCAACTCCCACAAATTGGAAATGTACGGGATCTGTCAGGATTGCACCTCCGGATAA
- the rsmB gene encoding 16S rRNA (cytosine(967)-C(5))-methyltransferase RsmB produces MAVEILVDAEQSNSYIDEVLHRRFGSWNGSDRDRRFAQELAYGTTRWRGKLDFMIAGQYNGQFHKAEHLVKMLLRSGLYQMLMMDSVPGPVAINETVELAKKFGRRKVAGLINGVLRSVKRNMQGIQEEILSLDDVKRISVAQSHPEWLVSRWVDRYGKEGALQLCLWDNQSQKVTLRINTEQISVSEFMELLIKQNIVHQRSKLLSEFIILRQAQDVLWNEEVFRPEWYAVQDQAAGLTSLLVEPENGEAVLDCCAAPGGKSTYIAQRFPEADILAYDSDKNRLEKVQSLVKRLHQPNVQIETADATEYDFPVTDWALLDVPCTGTGVLGKRADARWRRRPEDIPRMVETQSAILRNIARSVKPGGVLVYSTCTLEPEENWGVVEKFLEENPNFRIIPIPDMIPERFQDEKGAVMVLPHVHNMDGAFAVRIQRENEQ; encoded by the coding sequence ATGGCAGTAGAGATTCTGGTGGATGCGGAACAGTCCAACTCGTATATCGATGAGGTACTCCACCGACGGTTTGGTTCCTGGAATGGCTCAGATCGGGACAGACGCTTTGCTCAGGAATTAGCTTACGGCACCACCCGGTGGCGCGGAAAATTGGATTTTATGATCGCCGGACAGTATAACGGTCAATTTCACAAGGCGGAACACCTGGTCAAAATGCTGCTTCGGAGTGGGCTGTACCAGATGCTGATGATGGACTCGGTTCCGGGGCCGGTGGCTATAAACGAAACCGTAGAACTGGCCAAAAAGTTCGGACGCAGAAAGGTCGCCGGGCTCATCAACGGTGTGCTCCGTTCGGTAAAGCGGAATATGCAGGGTATTCAGGAGGAGATTTTATCGCTGGACGACGTGAAGCGGATTAGTGTAGCTCAGTCGCATCCGGAGTGGCTGGTCAGCCGCTGGGTCGACCGCTACGGAAAAGAAGGAGCGCTCCAGCTCTGTCTCTGGGATAATCAGTCACAAAAGGTAACTCTCCGGATAAATACCGAACAAATTTCGGTGTCGGAGTTTATGGAATTATTGATTAAGCAGAACATCGTTCACCAGCGGTCCAAGCTGCTGTCCGAATTTATTATCCTGCGACAGGCTCAGGATGTACTCTGGAACGAAGAGGTTTTTCGTCCGGAATGGTACGCGGTTCAGGATCAGGCGGCCGGTTTGACGTCCCTGCTGGTGGAACCGGAGAATGGCGAGGCTGTTTTGGATTGCTGCGCAGCACCCGGCGGTAAATCGACGTATATTGCCCAGCGATTTCCGGAGGCAGATATTCTGGCGTATGACAGCGATAAAAATCGTCTGGAAAAAGTGCAATCTCTGGTAAAACGCTTGCACCAGCCCAATGTGCAGATTGAGACCGCCGATGCTACGGAATACGATTTCCCGGTGACGGATTGGGCGCTCCTGGACGTACCATGCACCGGCACCGGCGTCCTCGGCAAGCGGGCCGATGCCCGGTGGCGGCGGCGGCCGGAAGACATTCCAAGAATGGTGGAGACGCAGTCAGCCATATTACGGAATATCGCCAGAAGCGTAAAACCGGGTGGCGTTTTGGTCTACAGTACCTGCACCCTGGAGCCCGAAGAAAATTGGGGTGTTGTGGAAAAGTTCCTTGAAGAGAATCCGAACTTCCGTATTATACCGATACCGGATATGATTCCAGAGCGATTTCAGGATGAAAAGGGTGCAGTAATGGTATTACCGCACGTTCATAATATGGATGGTGCTTTTGCAGTCAGAATTCAGCGGGAGAATGAGCAGTGA
- a CDS encoding transcriptional repressor, with the protein MVPAKRYSRQRAAILEVVKSASNHPTAEMVYEQVRESIPNISLGTVYRNLRVLTEEEKIREVVFDDNIKRYEDYMEQHYHCICTECGKIQDIPGASDSVIQAIQTNIPDFDISSHRLELYGTCDECQE; encoded by the coding sequence ATGGTGCCTGCAAAACGATATAGTCGTCAGCGTGCCGCAATACTCGAGGTTGTGAAGAGTGCCTCGAATCACCCAACAGCTGAAATGGTATACGAACAGGTGCGGGAGTCGATCCCGAATATCAGTCTGGGAACAGTTTACCGAAATCTCAGGGTGCTGACAGAGGAGGAAAAGATCCGTGAGGTCGTCTTTGACGATAACATAAAGCGCTACGAGGACTACATGGAGCAACACTACCATTGTATCTGTACCGAATGCGGCAAAATCCAGGATATCCCCGGGGCTTCCGATTCTGTAATCCAGGCAATCCAGACAAATATCCCGGATTTCGATATTTCTTCTCATCGCCTGGAGCTCTATGGCACCTGTGACGAATGTCAAGAATAA
- the rpe gene encoding ribulose-phosphate 3-epimerase encodes MKKKVIPSLLSADFSKLAQEIKSVESQGADCLHLDVMDGHFVPNLTFGPMIVEAVRRITDSYLEAHLMMENPSDFIPRFADAGVNTIMIQQETCPHLHMDLERIRDAGARPGVVLNPGTPIETIAEVLPYIDQILIMTVNPGFGGQSFIESMLDKISRTKQMIGNRDIILEIDGGVDLTTIEPARDAGADYFVVGSSIFGESDPGQSYTELSQKLGRIA; translated from the coding sequence ATGAAGAAAAAAGTTATCCCGTCCCTGTTATCCGCGGATTTTTCGAAACTGGCACAGGAGATTAAGAGCGTGGAATCCCAGGGCGCCGACTGTCTCCATCTGGACGTGATGGACGGTCACTTTGTCCCGAACCTCACCTTCGGCCCGATGATCGTGGAGGCCGTCCGGCGTATCACCGACTCATACCTCGAAGCTCACCTGATGATGGAAAATCCATCGGATTTTATACCTCGGTTTGCTGATGCCGGCGTCAACACCATCATGATTCAGCAGGAGACCTGCCCGCATCTGCACATGGATCTCGAAAGGATTCGTGACGCCGGCGCCAGGCCGGGCGTGGTGCTCAATCCGGGAACGCCCATCGAAACTATTGCCGAGGTGCTGCCCTATATCGATCAGATCCTGATTATGACAGTGAATCCGGGATTCGGCGGACAGTCGTTTATCGAATCCATGCTGGATAAAATCAGCAGGACAAAGCAGATGATCGGAAATCGGGATATTATCCTTGAGATTGATGGTGGCGTGGATCTCACGACTATTGAGCCGGCCAGAGATGCCGGAGCGGATTACTTTGTGGTGGGATCTTCCATCTTTGGAGAGTCCGATCCCGGACAATCTTATACCGAATTGTCCCAAAAACTGGGCAGGATTGCATGA
- the yajC gene encoding preprotein translocase subunit YajC: MGQTAEGQEPSLLMSLLPIIIIFAIIYFLMIRPQSKRQKEKEQMLEALKKGDRVVTAGGIHGTIEGFREKEGQVILRIAKDVKINVTRNSISSTVGDDDNEKSS, encoded by the coding sequence ATGGGACAAACCGCAGAAGGACAGGAACCGAGCCTGCTCATGTCCCTGTTACCGATTATTATCATTTTTGCTATTATCTATTTTCTGATGATTCGCCCCCAGTCCAAACGGCAAAAGGAGAAGGAACAGATGCTGGAGGCCCTGAAGAAGGGGGATCGGGTTGTAACCGCGGGCGGTATTCACGGAACAATTGAAGGCTTTCGGGAGAAGGAAGGCCAGGTGATTCTCCGGATTGCCAAAGATGTAAAGATCAATGTCACCCGGAACAGCATTTCATCCACCGTTGGCGATGATGACAATGAAAAGAGCAGCTAA
- the fmt gene encoding methionyl-tRNA formyltransferase, protein MRILFMGTPDFAVPSLRSLVESRHTVAGVVTVPDKPRGRGQRVRPSAVKKFATQYGLPVYQPEKLDDPDFLEIVESLQLDLMVVVAFRILPQSLYSIPAQGAINLHASLLPKYRGAAPIQHAIMNGEPETGVTTFFLKPSVDTGDILLQESIEIGPDETAGSVHDRLAELGAEVVLKTVTGIAEDSITPSPQDDSEASPAPKIRKKHRTIHWDTPASEVHNHIRALSPYPGAVTQWQGDQLKILRGHVMDKFTDDGDPGSVVSLKDDTIGIACARGIYGITELQPAGKRRMKAEDFLNGYTIEIGEQLG, encoded by the coding sequence ATGCGAATATTGTTTATGGGAACGCCGGATTTTGCAGTACCGTCGCTCCGAAGTCTTGTCGAAAGCCGGCATACCGTCGCAGGAGTGGTGACGGTCCCGGATAAGCCCCGGGGACGCGGTCAGCGGGTCCGCCCATCTGCAGTGAAAAAATTTGCCACCCAATATGGTTTGCCCGTTTATCAGCCAGAGAAGCTGGATGATCCCGACTTTCTGGAAATTGTCGAATCACTCCAACTGGATCTGATGGTCGTGGTTGCCTTCCGGATTTTGCCGCAATCGCTCTATTCCATTCCAGCACAGGGGGCCATTAATTTACATGCATCGCTGTTGCCAAAATATCGGGGTGCCGCGCCGATCCAGCACGCTATCATGAACGGAGAACCTGAAACCGGCGTTACAACATTTTTCCTGAAACCGTCCGTGGATACCGGCGATATTTTATTGCAGGAATCCATTGAAATCGGGCCGGACGAGACCGCGGGGTCTGTCCACGATCGGCTGGCGGAACTGGGTGCAGAAGTTGTGTTGAAAACGGTAACTGGGATCGCAGAGGACTCCATTACGCCATCACCGCAGGATGATTCCGAAGCATCGCCGGCGCCGAAGATCCGGAAAAAGCACCGAACAATCCATTGGGACACCCCGGCTTCCGAGGTTCACAATCATATCCGGGCGCTGTCGCCGTATCCGGGGGCTGTTACGCAGTGGCAGGGCGATCAACTGAAGATACTGCGCGGTCACGTTATGGACAAATTTACGGATGACGGGGATCCCGGTTCAGTCGTATCTTTGAAAGATGATACTATAGGTATCGCATGTGCCAGAGGCATCTATGGAATTACCGAACTTCAGCCTGCAGGGAAGCGCCGGATGAAGGCGGAGGACTTTCTTAACGGATATACCATCGAGATTGGAGAGCAACTCGGTTGA
- a CDS encoding BatA domain-containing protein, giving the protein MIQFATPWILWGALAAALPILIHLFGKRKTKQVAFSSLRFLKALQREQIRTLKLKQILVLILRTLLILFLVLAFAGPKYAPSSASGVAHDVTVLVLDNSISSQAEQNGQPYLTRLKTLARDVAAQRQSSETVIWTALMNSEERYVSSGESAPEEFLGDLQPTHGNPDVLTWFQNLREWLDEQRFGDVDVFLLTDGQQSQFESVQSLSLDSWGQSRWFIINPEHDIKQAKISSVQFPTEMLQPGIALPLRVQVARSDSAAPVTTAIQITRDGEKIGQSLIDWGGGIETTEQFEIPLDESGFFQLEASLGEDAYTADNRWYLNGHVASRINVVLAYESPEDGLFLERAFRSAAEETSQMEVTVTAPAQLGNTLQSGTDLVVLAGVPPSRIRAQLTGAGENRNFGIMIFAGNSLRGETGNQDLPGKIPPGQFVQLEQGTFQPVTSVTWEHPVFQNLSYRDRNTIQLPQVTRFFRIPQGSYSPLMTLDNGVPLLMETEYNGSKVWYWSTAASLEWTDLPRRGLFIPLMVRASFYLSGTESRYENQLLTGEPIEYRIKDADVGNQLTLITPSGQSVVLPVRRGTVEYTAATVPGQYGLYDGENLLATFSVNIPESERDMARMTRNDWQIIFGEQFGALLQPGTSAGELQTAGLVHGTPLWQWLFVLAIFCIAGEMLLTRMDYSTKESR; this is encoded by the coding sequence ATGATTCAGTTTGCCACACCATGGATTCTCTGGGGGGCGCTGGCTGCAGCGCTGCCAATACTTATCCACCTGTTCGGAAAGCGAAAAACCAAACAGGTGGCATTTAGTTCGCTCCGATTTCTCAAGGCGTTACAGCGGGAACAGATCCGTACGCTGAAACTCAAACAAATTCTTGTCCTTATCCTCAGGACACTCCTGATCCTTTTTCTCGTCCTGGCGTTTGCCGGGCCCAAATACGCACCGTCGTCCGCATCCGGCGTCGCGCATGATGTCACCGTCCTGGTGCTGGATAATTCTATCAGCAGCCAGGCAGAGCAGAATGGACAGCCGTACCTGACCCGGTTAAAAACGCTTGCCAGAGATGTGGCGGCGCAGCGGCAATCCTCAGAAACGGTGATCTGGACGGCGCTAATGAATTCTGAGGAACGATATGTGAGCAGCGGCGAATCCGCTCCGGAGGAATTTTTAGGTGATTTACAACCGACTCACGGAAATCCGGACGTACTGACGTGGTTTCAAAACCTGCGCGAGTGGCTGGACGAGCAACGATTCGGAGACGTGGACGTATTCCTACTGACCGATGGGCAGCAATCGCAATTTGAATCGGTGCAATCGCTTTCGCTCGATTCCTGGGGACAGAGCCGCTGGTTTATCATTAACCCCGAGCACGATATAAAACAGGCGAAAATTTCCTCCGTGCAGTTCCCCACGGAGATGCTCCAGCCGGGGATTGCGTTACCGCTGCGGGTACAGGTTGCCCGGAGCGATTCTGCCGCGCCTGTCACGACGGCAATTCAGATTACCCGGGACGGTGAAAAAATCGGGCAGTCTCTTATCGATTGGGGGGGCGGCATTGAAACGACGGAGCAATTCGAAATCCCACTGGATGAGAGCGGATTTTTCCAGCTGGAGGCATCGCTGGGAGAAGATGCATACACCGCTGATAACCGCTGGTACCTGAACGGCCACGTAGCGAGCCGAATCAACGTGGTGCTGGCCTATGAGTCACCAGAAGATGGCCTGTTCCTGGAACGGGCGTTTCGCAGTGCCGCCGAGGAGACCAGCCAGATGGAGGTGACGGTGACGGCGCCGGCACAGCTGGGCAATACCCTGCAGAGCGGTACCGATCTGGTCGTATTGGCCGGAGTGCCGCCGTCCCGAATCAGGGCTCAACTTACCGGGGCAGGAGAGAATCGGAATTTCGGTATCATGATTTTTGCCGGAAACAGCCTTCGGGGTGAAACCGGGAACCAGGATTTGCCTGGAAAAATCCCGCCAGGGCAATTCGTACAACTGGAGCAAGGCACGTTTCAGCCGGTCACCAGCGTTACCTGGGAGCATCCGGTATTTCAGAATCTCAGCTACCGGGACCGGAATACGATTCAGTTACCGCAGGTCACCCGGTTCTTCAGGATACCACAGGGGAGTTATTCCCCACTTATGACTCTGGATAACGGTGTGCCCCTTCTTATGGAAACAGAATACAACGGCAGCAAAGTGTGGTACTGGTCGACCGCGGCATCGCTGGAGTGGACTGACTTACCCAGACGGGGACTGTTTATCCCATTGATGGTGCGGGCGAGTTTTTATCTGAGCGGCACGGAAAGCCGATACGAGAATCAACTCCTCACCGGCGAACCTATCGAGTATCGCATTAAGGACGCCGATGTTGGGAACCAGCTGACACTTATAACACCGTCAGGACAGTCAGTAGTGTTGCCGGTCAGGCGCGGAACCGTGGAATATACCGCCGCAACTGTGCCCGGGCAGTATGGTCTGTATGATGGTGAGAACCTTTTAGCAACATTTTCAGTAAATATTCCGGAGTCGGAACGGGATATGGCCCGGATGACGCGTAATGACTGGCAGATTATATTTGGAGAACAGTTTGGCGCGTTACTGCAACCCGGCACAAGTGCCGGGGAATTACAGACTGCTGGTCTGGTGCACGGAACACCGCTTTGGCAGTGGCTATTTGTGCTGGCAATATTCTGTATTGCCGGCGAGATGCTTTTGACAAGAATGGATTATTCAACAAAGGAGTCCCGATAG
- a CDS encoding PASTA domain-containing protein, whose amino-acid sequence MKKKLIPVLHYLGSFLLIGLVLAVLVDQVIMPLYVKHGQKVNLPDVRGMKYEEASELLTSMEFTPVKGDMKYNAEFEPGQVIDQQPDPRATVKTGRRVYLTVAIAEKFIEMPTLVGKTVRGAKLDLSRVGLQVDTILQEYSDTFPEDVISWQSVKPKGLIRRGSEVTLRVSRGRNPNVFEVPDLVDMSLEEAKNRLSEEGLELGRLEYVQKPDLVPYTVLEQSREPGQTLTEPRPVDLKVSVLNLNDIFNEQMRQQ is encoded by the coding sequence GTGAAAAAGAAGTTAATTCCGGTCCTGCATTATCTTGGATCCTTTCTTCTGATTGGGCTGGTGCTGGCAGTGCTCGTCGACCAGGTGATTATGCCGTTGTACGTCAAACACGGACAAAAAGTCAACCTGCCGGATGTTCGCGGTATGAAATACGAGGAAGCCAGCGAGTTGCTGACTTCTATGGAATTCACGCCGGTCAAGGGCGACATGAAATATAATGCCGAGTTCGAGCCGGGACAGGTTATCGATCAACAGCCGGATCCGCGCGCCACGGTAAAAACCGGCCGACGGGTTTACCTCACGGTGGCCATCGCAGAAAAATTTATTGAAATGCCGACCCTTGTTGGCAAGACCGTTCGGGGAGCGAAACTGGATCTCTCACGGGTTGGCCTCCAGGTAGATACCATATTACAGGAATATTCGGACACATTCCCGGAGGATGTCATCTCGTGGCAGTCCGTCAAACCGAAGGGCTTGATTCGCCGGGGGTCAGAAGTGACGCTTCGGGTGAGCAGGGGGAGAAATCCCAATGTGTTCGAAGTGCCCGATTTGGTAGATATGAGTCTGGAAGAAGCCAAAAACCGGCTCAGCGAGGAAGGTCTAGAACTTGGTCGTTTGGAATACGTCCAAAAGCCGGATTTGGTACCGTATACCGTGCTGGAGCAATCACGGGAACCGGGACAAACGCTCACCGAACCGCGACCGGTGGATCTGAAGGTCAGCGTGCTGAACCTGAACGATATTTTTAATGAACAGATGAGGCAGCAATAG
- a CDS encoding macro domain-containing protein, translating into MEIQINNKNVEIIQGDITEQETKAVVNAANNHLWMGSGVAGAIKKKGGQQIEANAIKQGPINIGEAVITEAGDLKAEYVIHAASMGQDLKTNTDYIGRATLAALKLAEKYSLTSISLPAIGAGTGGVEVHQCASVMLNQTIEFLQSSESVNHVRFVLFDDNTEQAFNDELRHMFERH; encoded by the coding sequence ATGGAAATCCAGATTAATAATAAAAATGTAGAGATAATTCAGGGCGATATTACGGAACAGGAAACAAAAGCGGTGGTGAATGCTGCCAATAACCATCTCTGGATGGGCTCGGGTGTTGCTGGTGCCATCAAGAAAAAAGGTGGCCAGCAGATTGAAGCGAATGCAATCAAACAGGGCCCCATCAATATCGGGGAAGCCGTCATAACCGAAGCGGGAGACTTGAAGGCTGAGTATGTGATTCATGCAGCGAGTATGGGGCAGGATTTGAAGACAAATACCGATTATATCGGCAGGGCGACACTTGCTGCGCTGAAACTGGCAGAAAAGTATAGTTTGACCTCGATAAGTCTGCCTGCCATCGGAGCCGGCACCGGGGGTGTGGAAGTCCATCAGTGCGCCAGCGTGATGCTGAACCAGACCATCGAGTTTTTGCAGTCCTCCGAATCGGTGAATCACGTCCGGTTTGTGCTGTTCGACGACAATACGGAACAGGCGTTTAATGACGAGCTCCGGCACATGTTTGAACGGCATTGA
- a CDS encoding SEC59/DGK1/VTE5 family protein: MTYRQELGRKAIHLGSSIIPIAYFFVSKPLILSLLIPATLLTITIDYGRRYVKWMDTLFNFLFGYVLRDDEEAEYSLTGGSYVMLAEVIAILLFPKFIAIAGLLTLSIGDSAAALIGRPFGKHKLYGEKTWEGTLAFLISSVIVVSLIPGIPIWAAILSSVAGACVELFFNVVDDNIFIPVASGIVLVLLAVG, from the coding sequence ATGACTTACCGGCAGGAACTCGGTCGCAAGGCCATCCACCTCGGTTCGTCCATTATTCCTATTGCCTATTTTTTCGTCAGCAAGCCACTTATTCTGAGCCTGCTGATCCCCGCAACATTACTAACCATCACCATCGATTACGGGCGCCGCTACGTTAAGTGGATGGATACCCTCTTTAATTTCTTATTCGGATACGTGCTCCGGGACGACGAAGAGGCAGAATACTCGCTCACCGGCGGCTCGTACGTGATGCTGGCCGAAGTTATCGCCATTCTCCTGTTTCCAAAGTTTATCGCGATCGCCGGACTTCTGACCTTGTCTATTGGCGATTCAGCTGCCGCGCTGATTGGGCGCCCTTTCGGAAAGCACAAGCTTTATGGGGAAAAAACCTGGGAGGGGACTCTTGCATTCCTGATAAGCTCTGTGATTGTAGTGAGCCTCATCCCCGGAATCCCAATCTGGGCAGCCATACTTTCCTCGGTGGCGGGCGCATGCGTGGAACTCTTCTTCAACGTAGTTGATGACAATATCTTTATCCCCGTTGCCAGCGGGATAGTCCTTGTCTTGCTGGCAGTAGGGTAA